In Lathyrus oleraceus cultivar Zhongwan6 chromosome 2, CAAS_Psat_ZW6_1.0, whole genome shotgun sequence, the DNA window GATTCATATAACATTGAATGAGACCTTAGAACTATGCTAGGCGTCAGGTGATTAGGTGAATATATATTAGTGACTATTTTATAGAATTAGCAGGATCCTCGCAGGTTGCGATGTTAGACTCGAGGTATAGTGTGCGTAGCTGTATGGTTATCCTCGGATTCTCGTATATATGTGTTATGGGGCCAATCACACGTGTGATGTGTCAATGTGAATGGGTTATGGAAGAAGAATCATGGTTTGTTTTATCTAGGAAAAGGGGAACTCCATACGTATGACGCTCATGGGTCTTAGTTTTCCCAAAGAGTGGAATGAGAAAGACCTGTAAGATGATGGCCACAAAATATTCAGTTCACTTACCTGATTATATATCTGTAGAATATGATAGTGATCATCATAAGATATTATGTAAATCAGTTAAGTACATGACTCTGGAAGGTCGACCTATGTAGGTGTATGAGATGCGTATGACGCTTCAATATCTTTATCGACACGAGATAAGTAAGTTATCCTTTTGGACATATACGTAATTATGATAATCCAGGTCCCAACGTATAATTATAATTATATGCTCACGAGACACGAGCATGATTCTCATTAAGCATAGTAAGACAATTAACGACATGTACGCCGCACCTGGTAGTGAAAACTATGTATGTAGTCTGTAACCTACGAGCTACTAAGGAAGTGATTCCACTTCTGGGTCACATCTAGGAAAGAGATTGTGCCTGGAATAACCACTAAGAAGGTGGCGTTTGGATAGACCAAATTATGAGGCTCTTCTTATGGGAAATGGTCGTAATAGTGTGGGGAATATATGAGTTATGAAAAAGCAGACAAACTCTCTTGTCTTAATAAGGCGTGAATTGGTCTCAAGAGTGAGTGCCTAAAATGGGGTTTATGTGCAATCGCTACATCCTTATCGATTTGTTGTGTAGATTTTTTGTGGTAAAGTAGAGATGGCCATCTACATGGGAAGATTTTGTTTCAAGCACATTTAAAACAAGATATCGCTAAGACAAGTCTCTGCAGGCCTCTATAGGAAATGATCCATAGTGAGTTGAGAAAGTTCAAAAGATGTATCAGAATTTTGAAGAGTTGTGGTTCTTCGAAGAGGGATACCCAAAGTTAATCAAAGTCATCATGTTATTGTTACGTTTAAGGTGTGAAAATGTTACCCTATGAGAAGGAATTGAAGAGACCAATACCTGAAGAACCCAATGAGGTGGCAGTTTCTAGAAGGAAATTATTATTCTTTCAATACGAATAGACTGTGACTCCATGATATGGGAATGCATTAGCTAATATCTTAGTAAGATATAAAGACCCAGTAACCCGACATGTGTGGAACTACGTGATCGACATGATGCTGTAAGAATGATTGGTAAGACTACTCCAGTGGGTGTCCAGTAAGGAAGACAATTTTATAGGAGGAGTTCTATTGCAAGGAGTGCTTGATGTTAATCGTTCTGAGATCGACAACCGAGGGCGTATTTGAATGGATGTAACCAAGGTTGATGAGATTTTTGGTGACCTGATTGTGGAATTCATTCTGATGTCGAAACATAGATGTCGACTGATGTATTGGAGAATCAAATGCAATTGTGAAATAGATCTAAGTGGGATATATCAAAAGGTTAAACTTAGGGGACTTCAAGAAGTTTCGTGATCGATGGGATAAAAGTAGCACAACAACCACATGAGAATGAATAACCTTATGGTCATAGATGAATGAAGTACTCATTGACTCGAAGGGTTGAATATGTGACAACGCAGATGGATGGGATTTTCTGAAGGATCATGTTTTTGTTTTTAGATACCACTCCTCGTGAAGACAATAAGTGGTGTATTCTATGAATAAGAAGGAGGTACAAGCGGAGAAGTGGATGTTGTTAAGTGTAACCTTTAAGAATGATTTAGGAATCTTGGCCTTCCATCCACAAGAAGATTTTTTAGAGAAACCATAAGCGCAATCTTTCCACTCACCATGttcttcaaagatgtatcaggATCTGGAGAAGAATGTTTTGGTAGTTTGGAAAGAAGATTTTGGGACATAATGTATGAGCCAAAAAATGGTATACCGGCAAGTGATGGTTGTTCATCGGACGCCAGGAAGTCTGTTGAAACTTTGCGGATTTGGATGGAAGAATAGTTGAGATTGAGGTTAGACGTATCTAGGCGAAGTCACTTGTTACTGAAAGAAGGATTGTGAGAAACATTCACCTTGTTGTTTAGATGAAATTCGAGGACAAATTTTAatttaaggggggggggggggggggggggggaagaTGTAATACCCCGATCAAATTCTATGGATACTTGACATTTAATTGTGAAAAAACCAAATGGACGTATTTGAGATATATGATGGTAATACTTAGATTATGAGTGGTAATTGAGATAATGGAATCATTAGTAAATTCACTTAAGCATGAGGTTGTTTAAGTAATTTCAAAAAGAGACTATAAAAACCATTTCACCATTCAATTTTTCCTCATTCTCATCATATTTCCTCTCACTAGAATGCATAATTTGAGAAGAAAATATAAAGAGAATGAGGGAGATCCTGAAAGAGGGGAGAGGAGAAAAGAAGGGTTTTCCTGCAATCAATTGGAAGATTTTAAGAAGAATATTTTTTGAAGAAAGCTCACCATCACTATTCTTCTCAATCATATCATTCAGAATTTCCAGGTTCTACTAATTAAAAGGTGGGTTCATAGTAAGGGGTTAAGTTTCATAGATTAGGAGATTACATGTTGGGGACCAAGGATTAGATTGTGGTTTTGAATGATATGTTTGTTCTTATTACATGTCTAACCTTATATGATTCTTGATTTCCAATTCGGTTATATACATGTAGCACTGAATGTTGTGTTGTGTTGTGATTTCTCATTTCCTGGTTTTCGTTTCCTTCCATTCTGTTATGACATGCTCACTTAGTGACACAAGGTTCGCTAAGTGAGACTGCTGAATTGGAGAATCTTGTACCTTCTGACATGCTCACTTAGCGAAAAAAGTTTGGTTAATCGAGACCTCGCTTCACCTGGTTAAACGATCCTACGGGTACATAAAAGTTAGTGGCACTGAACATAACATATCTTGAGTTTCGTAACTTCGTTTGAGACCAGTCAAAAGTGTGGGAAAAATAATCCACAGATCTATCTAATGATGGGGTAAAATAATGCTCATGAGTAATATGTTTCATTTGTAATGGAACCTTAATAACAAAAGGTGTTATGACGAAACCATAATAGTACGATAATCCACTATGTTAGTATGCCACGCTTGGTGATAGCCAAGCAAAAATGGCATGAGACCCTTACCTTATGAGTTATGTACTAGATCCACCTGAATGGTGCCGTAATTAGTTATACACACCAAATTCCTATTGGAAGGGTCATAATTAGTAATGGTATGCCATGTACTGAATCCAACCAAGCGGGGTCATAATTAGTGATGTGACTAAGTTTCTATCAGGAGGGTTGTATAGAATGAGGAAGAAGTAACTTGattaatacaccaattaattaaGCTGCATGTTTTGTGAGTACATGAAATTACATGAGAAACCATAGAATTGTTAAGAGGCTCGATGTTGAATTAGTTCGGCTACAGTAGGCGTAAAGAATGGTTGATTACAAGCTTTACCCATAAATGTGACCATAAGCTTCAGTTGTTATAAATGGTATACATTGTCTGTAAGGGCGGTAATATTTATAGAATTTTCTCATGTTACGGGGATTGTTCCATAGTACCCATGGATTACTGAATCCCGTAAGGATTAGTTCTCTAGAGTGAGTGGATGTTAGGATTCCTAGTGAGTCGTAGTGCGGATCAATAACTAGGAGAGAAATCCAGTACATTGGTAGCTCGCTCCGTAAAGCCAAATTGTATGGAAAGGACTAGTAGATCATATCCCGATTCCAGAAGACTAGTCTCGGGTGGAGGAGCTAACAAGTAAGGGAATCTTTGTGATTACTACCCGTGTCCTAGTGTTTCGCATGACTCAATATAGCTGGGTGTGCCTAGCATCACTCTTGTGTGTTATATATGAAGCCCATGAGCTTCTATATCCTCTGATTTATCCTATCTGATACAAGTGAACAGTGTTAGTTGAGATAGGGAACTCCATTGAGATAAGTTGTATCTCATCCCATGTTAACTATTTCAGATAGCTCAACTCAACTCAAAATGAGAAAAAAAGGTATGATGTCTGGAAGACTTAAAAGTCATAAGTTGTTTATGTTTCCGTTGTATTGTTGTTGTATTGTTATCTATCTGTAATATTATCTTTGTATTATATGTCTTTACCATATATTTGTACTGATTTGTACTTATTTATTATATATATTGGACGTTATTTAAACACTTTTAATTGCACTTAATACTAGTTTAACCTTTCAAATAGTATCTTTCTAGAAAAATATTATTTGGAGTGTTACATTTTGACTTTACACCAAATTCTTTGGATGACTAAAAGATATCTAAAAAGGTGACTTTGACTACTTTCAACATGTCTTTTGCATGGTAGGTACACAAATGATATCCCTATTTTTTTTCGTATCATCGTACCATCTTTTTTGTACATGTCTCTAACTTCCATGTTATATGAAGATGACTTTCAATTGTGGGTTTGGTTATTGTACATGTTACATATTTGGGTTTACTTTTACCATCCCATACCAAGGTCACGGTTCTAACCAACGCTTTGTAATTGGGGCCATCCATCTTGGgaatattgaatttgagggagTTTGTAGAACCCTCTTGATCATAAATAACTATATAAAAATCATTCTCATTGCCCGCTTGGAATGATTATGGTCATGCATGGGTAATCAACGAATATCCTTAATTTTAGAACAATAATATTATAATAGAAGATAGGGTAAAGGTGAAAATAAACATAATATTAACCACATGGTTACTCAAACAATATAATTATAAACAATTAATGCATTCATCACTTATAAAATAATGCTATTTTAATATTTGTAATATTTTTTAATAAGCATGTGGTACTTAATCGAATGGGGTTAGTGAAAGTAAATGAGGAATGAAAGATACAATTGTGACATGTAAAAATCACTATTAAGATTATAGCCGATTAAAAAAACGTTATCTTTTATCTACAATAAGCGATTTAAAAACGGGGAATAGGTTTTGATATTCTTCTTGCACTCACCATTCCTACGAAATATTATTAAATTACTATTGTGTTTATTAATTTTATTACATATTTATTcttatttaaaataatatattgTTTTGATgatttaatatttaaaaaaaatcattttataAAAACATTAATTATAAGATTAATTTTTGTAATTTTATAACATTATTATTTTGTAAtgttataaaaaataaaatacaaaaattCGAAATTATATgaacatattttattttaaagATTAGATGTAATTTATAAACTATTTTTATGCTATCATTAAATAGAATTATAACACTTTGCTATGTCATActaatattttaaatattaaagGTAACACAATGTCAATATAAATTATTTTTACGCTATCATTCAATAGAGATATAACATTCTACACTATCATAAAGACATATGTAATTGGTTGACAGCTgtaaatatatattattttttctCTTTATTTTAATGAAAATATTAGAGTTTCTAGAGGCATAGCAATGAAATTTATCCTTCCTCGAAGATCTGGCTGATATTCAATAATGTCTAAAACAACTTTTGCGATGCCATATCTACTCGAATATAATGTTTGTATTATTTTTTCCGTTCCATAATAAGTGATCAATTTAAAATAAAAGAGTGTTTAAATGAATGAATCATTTCAATTTTCAATATATCATTTTCAATTTTACACTCTAACTAATATTTCTTTCATTATTCTCAATACATAATAAAGGTACTTTAGTAAAAATATAattctctcttttattttttatttttttaatctGTATTAAATGATCAACTAAGTCATTCATTACAAGACGAAGGGGGTAAATAGAAAGAGATTTTTAACTCTATCTCACCCTTTACTTTTTGATTTGTAGAGAAAATCACGTATACATGAGTCctgtttattttaattattttaaatataacTTTTATAGTATTgtgtaaaaaaatttataaaaaatttaaaatttaaaattaaaatttggttttaatattttaaaaaatatattattttaaatattttttattttattaaattcttttttaaatatcaaaattttaaaatatcaCAAGTTATTTCgaatagtttttcataaaaattatttttgagaTTCGTAAAAATTATAATTTTGACAATGTTTTGATCTttaataatgtatatttatgttatagaatgtcaaaattaatattttaatttaaaaaaacataTAAAACAAATTATAATTTTGtaaaaaacaattttataaaatatatttttaaaaatacaaataaaaaatccattttttaaAAACACATGCCAATAACATCCATATTTCATCCATATTTACTCATTTTTGAGAATTATAAAACACAAAAAAGGACAATGGTTTACTAAAGACCAAAATGTGATGACTTTGACTATTCAACACGCGATTCAACCAGCCAAGTTATGTTATTATTTTGGAGCAATTTATGAATTAATTATTACATTTTTTTAATTGTGAATAATATGCTATACCTTTTAAATAAATGATAAAATACTAGTAATATGTATCTGAATTATTTGACCAGTGATCGAAGGTCTACTACTAATATGTATACAGCACATTTTATTTAAAGATTCGCTGTATTATGTTAGATAATATTCTAACAATAAATTCAAAATTATATTCAAGAATATATGAAAAATATATCTTACAGTTTTCACAAGTCCATAGTTTATAGTTCATGGTTTTAATACAACCACACATCATGATCCTAAAGAATAATTTTACCATGAACAGTTGGATTCTAGAAAAAAAAATGTTTTCATATTGATattgtttttctttattttacATTTTTCTATTTTTAGCCTAAGATATCTCTTTTTCTCATCACTTGCAAAAACAAGGGGTGTAAAAAATATATTATAGAATTACTATAATAATACTATAAATATTAGCACACTCGTTTCTCAGTGATACATTTTCCAACAATGGCAGACAATGTATTTTCACCATCTCCCTCCTTTAGCAGGTGCATCAGTCAGCCTCAAGAATCCTCCGAGGATCTGAGCATTCAGCCCTCCAAGAGATCCAAGGGTAGACCTAAGGGTTCCAAAAACAAACCCAAACCACCATCAATAATCAAGGTGGAGCCTGAAACCTATATGGAACCGATTTTGATTGAAATCCCTGCTGGAGAAGATGTTGTGGAATCGATAATCAAGACGGCTTGGCGTCATCAAGCTGACATCTCAGTCCTGAGAGGCTTTGGTCTTGTCTCTGGGATCACCCTTCTCGACTCCCCATCGCAGAACTCTCCGTTCACTATCCGCGGAGAATGTCAGATGATATCTCTCTCCGGAACCTATGTTTACCCTAATTCTGATCGTGTCCCGTCTGAGTTCATCGTCGAACCTGATTGTTCGTCTTTCTCCATTCACTTGTCGGGTAATCATGGTCAAGTGTTCGGCGGTGTTGTTGGAGGTAGGGTTATGGCTTCGAGTGTTGTTATGGTTACTGCCACTCTCTTGAGGAAGCCGAAGTTCTACAGGGTGGCATCCTTCGACGGAAGTGTCCGCGAAGTCGAAAAGACCGATCGCGGTGCTATCGTCCGCAATGATGCTGTTGCACTTGTACCTGAACATAGCAACCACAACAACACTGCCAATGTGTTCAATTATGGCGTTGGGAGTTCCAGTTCTGCGCAGCTAAACCGCCAAGTCCTCAATGCTCCTCATGCTTATGTGAATGCCATGCAGTGGAACAACTCTCGTACTAATATTCACTAGATATCAAAGGGTGTGTTGAGGATTTATGAATTGCTGTTTTCAAAgctttttcatttatgtttgaatAAAATGGGCTTAAATGCTTAATTTGTTGTTTGCATACTTCCATTTCGATATAAAATAATACATTTTGTTGTACGTTTTGCATGTATTCAAAGATTTCTTAATTTGTTTCCTTTAATTTTTGTCTCATGTGTTTCCTTTAAATTAATGGCTTGAGGATGGAGAAGTTAACATTGGTTTTTTTCCATGCATGTGTTAAAATTAGGAATAAGAGGAATGTATTTAGCTCTTAGGATTGGTGACGATTGAATTGAAGAGGTGCATAAGATTCCTCAAGAGCTTGTTAAGTATTTTTACAATCATATTAGAGAACCTCTTGTAGATAAGCCCTATCTCGATAGAGCTACATTTTTCTATCTTTCTGTTGACAATACTTTTTCCCTTATTGCTCCCTTCCATATCCTTGAGTTAGATATGGTAGTAGCCCAATGCAATGGCAATAAGAGTTTTGGACTTCATGGGTTTAACTTTTTCGTTTTTGATAAAATCACGATAACTAGTGAGGGGAGATTTAGAGGTTATGTTTGATCACTTTCATCGCTTTCCCTTTCTTCCTCGTGGTTACTCACCCTACTTTTCGAAATTGATCCATAAGATTGAATCTCTATCTCATTTGGTGATTTATGAATTATTTCTCTAGTGGGTCGCTTTACAAGTTGGTTTCTAAAGTGTTGAGAATCAGAGTAGAAACTGTGATGTGATGGATAAGCTTATTTTTCCTAATCAATAGGATTTCTTTAAAGGATAGTTGTTGGTGGATGGATTGGTGGTTGTAAATGAGTTGATCGACTTGACGATGAAAACCAAAAGGTCTTATCTCATTTTTAAGGCGGATTTTGAAAAAGTGTATGATTTAGTTAATTTGAGTTTTCTAGGGTACATACTTCTCAAATTTGGATTTAGTGATTAGTGGAGATCTTGGATGTATTTTTCTAGAAATCTCGCGGTGTTGAATGTTCCCGACCAAGAGATTAATATTAACATGGGTTTGAATCAAGGTGACCATTTAACTCATTTTCTTTTCCTACTTCTGGCAAAAGACCTGAGTGGGTTGTTTAGTAAGGTTGATGAGTTGAATCTTTTTATGACTTTAAAGTGGGCTCCTCAGAGCTTTGGTCTCACATCTCTAGTATCTAAATGATACCTTTACTTTGGTTGATTGTTCTATTGACAATATTTATCATACAAAGCTTATCCTTCGAAGATTTAAGCTTGCATTGGAACTTCGAGTTAATTTTCAAAGATTAGTTTTATAGGGGTCAATGTGGATCTAGTGTTTTTGGACATAGTGGATGACTTTCTCCGTGGTAGGCTAGAAGACATTTCTTAAGGTAATTTGGCTTACATGTGGGAGCTAAACATTGTCTCGGTTATTACCTAAACTGAGGGAATATAACTACGAGGGAGCTCCCTTCGAATCTGAGTTACtgcattttattttttatttttaattggtttAGGGTCGCATGATGCCTTTTCCTTTTCCTTTACCCTTGGTTGTACTGACCAACCGAGGGGTAATATCTTTTGTatcaatattttcaaatattttatttattttttatattattttttaattattaattaatatattatCCCAGTTGCTTCTAAAAATAGACGTGATAGTTAATTTAAGTAAATTCTTAGGATATGACGCTATATGGGgcttttatatatatatatatatatatatatatatatatatatatatatatatatatatatatatatatatatatatatatatatatatatcctaGATTTTTTCTAAAAACTGACGTGTTTGATCTTTTTACGTGGATACTTCAGAGAACTAGACTTTAACTTTTCATTTAATTATCAACAAACACTCTAATTTCATATCTTCAAAAAATCTTAAGAGATTTTCATCAACGCTCAAACATCATCTCTTTTGAACATCAACTCTTCCAACATCAACACAAACATCATCTCTTTTTAAAAACTCGTCGAAGCTTCATCACCACGTTTGAGATACATAACTCACCACTGAATTTTTTATCTCTCATATAAATGTTCATCTTTCACCACTTAAATGTTGTTTGATCTATTGTTATAAATGTAGATACCACTGGAATATTTTTTGAAATGTAATATCATTGAAACAGTTACCATATATATGTTTCATCATAACTTGTATTTCGATTGTGGTTTAGTTGTTGTATTTCTTCTCTATGAGTCCGTGTATAACTTGAAAGGTTGTTTTATTCCATATATGTTTCATCATAACTTGTTGTGTATTTCGCTTGTGATTTAGTTGTTGCAATCCGAACTAAGAAAAACAAGACATATGATAGCATCACTTTACTAAGAAAACCAATGTAAGTCTTAGTAAAAACATGTGCTCAATACACAAAGTTTATAAAGTTTCTATTGTTGTTGTTTCTACGTTATAGTTAAACACAAAAGACAAATGTGAAATGTTTAGTTTGGTTGTTGTTTCAAAATGTCAATTACCTTAATATGACTCGCAAGGAATACATTGGTTCAGGATCAGTTGGTGACATTTGTGCTTGCAGTTGatatatatgttattatttttcTTAAATTATACAGACATGGGTGATTCGACAAGTACATCTCATACAACTTATGCTTCAACCTCTGTTAATATAAAAAGTAAAAGAAAATCTATAGATTCCATGATATGTACCATGGTTTAAAACGCCCATAAAAATGGTGTCCGCTCCCCGGTTAATTTTGATTTGAGAACCAGAAAGGCTTATCAATGATGATGATTTTAAATGTCACGTGGCATTATAAGGGGTAGAAGAGTATTGAGTATTTTGGTAGATAATTGGCATGAGGTTGACAATGATTTGAAAGATAGCATATGGATCAATATTACGATATTTATTATGAATTTTTTGATTTGTTTTACAAGTATACATGATCATTTATTTTTTGGTTTAATACTAATATTAACTATATTAATTATGTAAATGTAGGAAGTGTTTATTGTTTTAGAGAAAAGTATACTGAAAAAGAAATGAATTTCATATGTTGGTGAATGTTGGAGGGATTTTAATACACAACTCATAGAAGAATgtattaaaaaaaacaaaaagatAACATAGAGCCTCCTTACGTGAAGTATCCATTTATTGATAAGAAAGTTTGGGAGGATTTTGTAAAATCTCGCACCACATCTGAATTCTTGGCTAAGATTCAAAAGTAAAGGAGAATAGAGCTAGAAATATTTATCCACGTGGATTGTCTAGTGGAGGGTATGATAAACTAGAAAAGAGGATGattaaagaaaaaataaaacaaaggGAACTGGAGTTGAAAAATCATTCTAGAAGCCTTAATCGCAGTCCATCTCCACAATCACAACATGAGAAATTGAAGATGGCACGACAATGACTCAATGGTTCATTCATATCAGAGGCTACACGTGAAGTGGCTAAAAAGATTGTAAGGATATACTTTTTTCAACATTACTTATTTTAGTTAATTCAATTTTAGTTATTAATTTAATGTGTTATATCATGTACTGGTTGAACAAGCCAAAGTTGGAAACTTTATTCAACAAGCCCGTCATGACATCTTAGTAGAAGAGATTGGAGCTAAGGAGCAAGTTAGGCGTGTTCATGGTCTTGGAAGAGGCGTCAGCTTGAAGCTATATTTTAGACCATCACAACTAATTAACAAAGTAAACCGTAGGAGAGAAATTGAAGAGATGGTTACTGAAAAGACAGGGGAAGTATTAGTACAGGAGCGGGAGAAGTGGAATCAGAAGGAATGGGAGGAGCGAGAGGGGATGTTGCATGAGGAGCGGGAGAGGATGTTGTAGGAGGTATGCGAGGAGCGAGAGAGGTTGGTTGCGGTTGAACGAGAGAAGTGTACCAACGATGTGATTGAGGTATAAgtataatttaaaatatttgtGTTGTATATTGTTGTTATTATTTGAAATCAATGGGTGTAATCAACTACCCAAATACAGATCAGTTGGATATGCTTGAGAAAGTAGTTGAGAAAGTTTTTATGGATGGTGCAACCAAGGAATATAGTTGTTTTGCGTCGGTTCAAAATATTGAGACCACGTCATCTCAACTAGATAACATTCAAAGACAATCTAGTATGATAGACGAGATCCCATACCTTTGCTTCTTTAAATTAAAATATGAACCAACACAAGAATATGTTCTTTAGAAGagttttgttttggattttttcaAGGGATATGATCGGCTAGACATACTCGTAATACAATTATGGTGCTCATAA includes these proteins:
- the LOC127121088 gene encoding AT-hook motif nuclear-localized protein 28-like; its protein translation is MADNVFSPSPSFSRCISQPQESSEDLSIQPSKRSKGRPKGSKNKPKPPSIIKVEPETYMEPILIEIPAGEDVVESIIKTAWRHQADISVLRGFGLVSGITLLDSPSQNSPFTIRGECQMISLSGTYVYPNSDRVPSEFIVEPDCSSFSIHLSGNHGQVFGGVVGGRVMASSVVMVTATLLRKPKFYRVASFDGSVREVEKTDRGAIVRNDAVALVPEHSNHNNTANVFNYGVGSSSSAQLNRQVLNAPHAYVNAMQWNNSRTNIH